TATCACCATCAAGTTAACTGGATTTTACATCTTCTTTGGAAAGGACACCATTTGTGCATAATAATTTTCacgttactttttttttttcttttggttaATTGGCGTTCCGATCCATCTTTGTAGTCATTGTGATGTGGAGACTTTCAGGTAAAGTTTCTCAGAAGCTGCATTCTTTGGCTGCATCTTACTGTTTGCTTTTATGCTTGTTTTCTTGTGCCATCTTAtcatttgttattattgtttcgATAACGACAACAATCTCGGAGCCTTAGTCTGAAAGATTGCGTTTTTATTGTTTAGAATCGGTTAAATTTTTATGACCCAATCCCAAAAATGGTCCGTCCTGAAACCCGCCCACCTCAGTGTCAAGACAGGTCTAATAACAAGTTACTTTTTTCAATTACATTATTTCCATGACTTCTGTTAAAATATCTCCGGTGTATATCGCTATTAGATACAAATATATGCTTACTTAGTGAGATTCGTAATCGGTTTGTTTACTTGTGAATGTAGAATGCCGTCTATTTTTATGGACAGTTAGGTTAGCTATACCTATTTCCCATACTTGATGCTTATCTTAAACTAATGAAGAGTGATAATATTGTTTACTTTTCTGTCTTTGACTTACTAATGTGTTCCATGCCTTTTGTAACATCAGGgcgttttttttttggtcatcACTAATGTAGTACTGTGAGTTCGTAGCGAACCTTGCTTGACTCTAGTTGTGTCTAATTCATCAATCAGGCTGTTTAGATGTCAAAAGTCTTTTTTGGTTGACCTATTTTTAGTTTTCGAAAATGCTTTGAACTCAGTGTCGTTTGTGACCTATGGATAAGCCATGCCATCTGATCATAAGAACAATGTTAAATCACAAGTTGCATTaatcatataatttattttttccatgAGCTCTATTTGTCGCTCTCTTAAATGTGGTCGTTGTAAACCCAAATTTCCGGCACTTATCACTTAGCTTTGTGTTTGTGGTGTGCGTGGTGTTTCTCTTGAATATAGTTCTACTGGGTCCATGTGTAGGGCTAATGAAACAAACTCTTATAAATGTTTCCTGGGTGAGATTTGGACATAAACAGAGCGTGGGGGAAATCAGATGTTGTTTTATATGGGTCCGTAAGAACTTGGAACATAACCTTTCATCACTAGATGATGCAGTGAATCTTTATCATCTCTGATTTTATGCTTCTCTGACATTGCATCAACTCTCTACTCCCTTCTTTTGTTGGCTGAACAATGATCATCAGCAACTGTCCTTATTTGTCATTGCCAGCGATGATTATTGTGTATCATATGGCTCAAGTCATATGATCAAAAACCCTCTATATGTTAGTATTGTCTACCATATAAAACGTAAAAATGACATCTGACTTGATTTGGTGTATATGTATGACGGTCAAGCTAATTGAGATTTGCCCTTGAACTTGATGTTACACTTTGGTAAAAATTGATCCCATACGATATGACGATAATAATTTGACTCGTAGGTAAAAATTAGAATTAGTTGATTTACGGTTTAACTGaatgatttatattatttatatctgGTAGTTTGCTAGTAAAAAATTCCATTTGTAGGgagtttattattttcatttttagccTTTTCATTTTGCAACATTTATTACTTTTAGATGTGTCACCAAGTTtataatactattttttttttctgtcccTATTCTGCCTATACACAGCTTTCTTCACTCCCACCATTTATTTCTCCAATtaaacagcaaaaaaaaaaaattgtattacaaaaaaagtgaaaaaatataTGACCAAGACATTGGAGAGACTTTTGGGAATGGTCATGAGTCAAGATGAAATGAGATGTCCTTTGGATTTTGGCTGAAATTTGTTGAGTCAATTTATTTTAACAGTGTATCTTGAATGATTGATTCTAGCTGGGAATTGGGGATGGTTGAGAATCttctaaattaaaacataagGTTCGAGGTTTGTCACTATGGCAATTGCCAACTAATAACTTGTATGTGCTTTTCTTAATGTTTCATAACTTGTCTCTTATTGtacaagaaataataatacaaaatacaaaaatacaaatattctatctgttttaaaaaattagttttattttcctttttagtccattcaaatatttattattttagtacgttatattgaatttgttttatttctatGTTTAGTCAAGACCAACACTGTGTTTAAATTCCCATTTATACATTTAACTTACTTTTCATCTcaactatatattttttctacttttttcataaaatatacttTGTTACTActtttactcatttttttttgttttcatcatATTTTTACTTGAGGCTATTTCTTAGAATAATAGGAGCATGTATTAGAAACCTAAAGAAAAAATAGgtcatcctttttttttttgattagaGAGCTGGCTAGGAGAAAGAGAAGACTAGTTGAGAATCGAATTCAAATCCTTTGCATAAGAAAGTAGTACTTACTGCTACTTAAATAAGGCCTGAttcttctcattttttttacaaaGGGACGAgtatagaggtgttcattcgggtaatcgggtcggtttcggacaagtatcattcgattcggttgtatttcaGATCAGTTATATTTCGAATGCGTGTTGcaacgggtcatactcgggtcaggatgcttagtcacggttcggttgaagatcggttattcgagctatcgggttagcttcagttcggtgtcggttgaagttcgtgtcgagtttcaatcggtctcgggttgtcatcggttaataattggttcggttttatcgGATGCAGATCgagttcgggtatttttcaagtagaattggCTATGAATTgcaaattactaattactattgatagagtcagtatcagattaagttgttagtcattttttaattgatgataaggttcctttacttaaagcaaaatagtgaaaatgcaaatcaattagtgatcattattacattgctaattttaattgtttgaccggaaattaaaattataaagttctatcaattttcatataattcgattaaaagtagttaaataaatattgaccattgattattaactctaaatatataaaaccatgtatttataaaatttattttattaaaatatttatgactttattagaataactaataagatgattgaatatgagtcaatcatacttctatgtaaaaatttggttcaggtttacagcagttcgatcttaaCTTCGTTCgagttaagtcggttttagccggatcgagttcggttttgagcatgattcgggtcggatatgactcgggtcggtcactattaagttcgtgtaatctcggttaatagttacgtgtcggttagaaaaatcggttacagcttgggttcaattttttttcattttcggttgtcaaccggttcgggtatagCTACGGGTCGGGTAATATCGGTTTGATAAACATAAATAAGGAACACATTTTTGGATCGGTTTACTTTCTGTTTCGGATtgaattttcgggtcggatcacttttgaacagctctagacGAGTATAATGTGCTTAAGTTTTaaatgaaatagataaaaattaagtatatattagaAATACATGGATCTAATAAAAAGtagaataaatttttgaataaagaTAAGAGAAACATAATAAgatttaaaataaagaaatgtAAAGAATTTTTTTCAAATGAAGAATATCAAAAATAAACGGTATATGTATTGGTTTgttatttttgaaattcttttaCAACACGAACAACATAATGTGATGTGGTCTTATTTCTGCACAATGGTTATGTGTCtcttaaacaaacaattttataGCCAATTGAttatagagaaaaataaaagaaatttgtATTGAAGTGCGTAACACGATTGACATAATAAGAGACAACCCATTACTGTACATAGTTTTCCATGGCATGGAGTCACTTTGACGGATCTTTTAAGTACTATTCCGTCGTCTTGAAATAGTAGCAAAGAGAATATGGTGAATTTTGAATGAAAAATGtagatatttgataataataataaaaggatTATAAATTGTTggaataaatttcaaaaatgatgaaatttaaaaagtagtagactattattaaaaataaaaataataatgataaataaatggGACATGGTAAGTACATAATGTATTTGGAAAATTATCTAACATTGTCATTAATAAGGTTTTGAATTATTGAACCAAAAAATATTGATTTGAATGGAGTTAATATTAGTGAGGTTGAGGAATGATTATGAGAGATGGATCCATCCTCTAAATTATGTCAATCTCAATCGAATAAAACGTAGGACTCCATGATCTATATTCATCCACGTGTATTAAAAGTTGCAGAAAAGACACTAATCACACCAAACAAACCCCACCTGTCAAACAAACACCATGCATCTATATTATTGTTTAGCAAACAGTGCAAAACTTGCACAAAAGAAGCTAAGCTAGGAAATTAACGGTGTAAAACAATGGCGGCGCAACAACATCGTCATCCATGGCGGAGAGAAGAAGCTACAGGTGCAGGGGGAGCCATTAAGTATGGAGATGTGTTTGAAATGTCAGGCGAAATGGCGGATCAGCCCATCTCGCCTAGGGATGCAGCAGCAATGCAGTCTGCTGAAAATAGTGCATTTGGGAAGACTATTAAAGGTGGACCTGCTTCTATTATGCTTCAAGCTGCTGCTAAGAATGTTGAAGctggtcttcttcctcctcatcATGCTTCCACTTTTCAAAATGCTCCGGTATTGTCCTTCTTTCATCTTTCATAGTGTACAAACAGGGTTGCTTTGCATCACATTGACTGCATTGAAAACGAACTGATATTTCTCGCCTTTTAAAGGTATAAAAGAACAAATTGATATCACTTCTCTTACTGCATCACCGTGATTGGACTTTTACcccatttttcataaatttagtATGAGCCTTGATTGCAAGTTGCTTATTGCTTGGTTTTATTGCTTTTGGCTTCTTGGTCTATcaaaacacaaattgttgtgagagaagTGGGCTAACTggcctaattaatacaaattaaagagaaaataaaaatatgcgaCTTCTTATTTTGGTCGTATCTTTGGAATGTAGTATACACGTGAGACAAGATTCCATGTCGAATAGTGGGTAGTGAACTTGTATATATATTGGGTGAGCTGACCCTCGTACTATCATATGGTTTTTGAGAAATAATGAACCATCCCTTGACCCGTGGGTTTGCGGGCCCGAGCCCATGGGTGCCTGTGTCCACACGAGTgtaattgtcacggcctaataaCGGTAAAAAATGATTTATTGGATCTTGACTTCTTGTAAGCCCCTATGATCGATGCTAAGAGTTGATGTTTAGAAATCTTTGCCGTTGAAGCAGAAGGTAGAGAGCAACCCATGGCATGAATCACAAGCATCACACGAGCGAATGGAATCGGCTATATCGGTGGAAGGTATGCGTGAAGGTACAACAGCAGGGGTGACAATAGGAGAAGCGCTGGAAGCCGTTGCTGAGTCTATAGGGGATAAACCTGTTGATCTGTCTGATGCTGCTGCTATACAGATTGCAGAGATGATTGCCACTGGATCGAAAACTAGTCTTGGTGCTGGCCTAGGTGCTGAAGCTCAGGCTGCTGCCACTGCTAATGCCCAGTTGATGTATGATGAGGACAAGACCAAGATCTCTGAAATTCTACAGGTTTTGTGTTTAATACACATTTATTTCATGCTTTATTATCTATGTCTTGTCACATTAGTTGATTATCAATTATTAAGAATATATTCATGTTGATTAAGTTTATGATATATCATAGGGTTAATCTCGTTCACCCCTCCTTAATTCTAAGTATTTTAGTTGCCCGTTTGGTAGATTTTAATAAACGATGATAACCCTAATTTTAATTAgggtaattttggttgaaaaatcttttggctGTCTTGATGGTTATGCTTGTCTAATTTTAATCATCTCATCTTCTTCGTAATATTTATTCTAATGCGTTATCATCGGCataggtggtattaggtggtcataataaaaactattttgtgatcaaagtttcattcccatggaaatgacatgaaactttaatgaaattttaccctataaatcattctcattatcatCATTTGTTTAGGATTGACTTTTTGATCGataaaaagccaacaaaaataaCTAGCTTAAAGCCAACTAAAATATGTGAAACTTACAAAAACAAAGTAGCtagttgaataaaaataatcagCTAGTCAGTGTTGCATCTGCGATTATAGCCAAGGGGATGTGAGAATTCTTTACACTTACCGGGTTATTTAGTGTGTGGACCAATTTGGTTTAATTCGTTTAACATTTTGATTAGCGTAATTTGATTTCTTGACTAGGCTTGACATTCGAACAGACAAGCAAGCTTTTGGTGCATGATCAATTCATAATACGCAATTCCATTggaattaatattaattttatgtaTAGGAAGCAACAAATATGCTTACAGACGACAAGGCAGCAACTAAGCGGGATGCAGAACGAGTAAGAGCAGCCGAGTTGGAAGGGCCTGGAGTGATGGGGCTAGAGGCGAGCAGTCACCGCCAGTCTACCACACCTGGGGGAGTAGCTGAGGCCATTGAGGCTGCAGCCAGGATTAACGAAGCTGATAAATGAAGGCATCTTGTTATGTATTACCTTTAATTCTATTTCTTACCATCTGTTTAGAGTTCTACTTTTCACTACAGTTATGAAAATATATGTCATCTAACTTCTTGTTCCCAAGtttttcatttgatttattttttttttaactacaGGATGAGGCAAAAAGCTTTATAGCAATATTGGAGGTTGGAAAattagtaatttattttaaattttaaattttaattataaaattataaaattataaaattactaCCTTTAAAGTGTCGTCACATTGTTGGGCAATAAATACATCTTCCAATTTCTCTTCTTGAAAATAATAGAAGACATTTTGTTAGTAATCAAGTATTGGTGATCCAAAGAATTAACAATATCATAACACATAGGGCGTATTTAGTAGGAGGAAATAAAGGATGcgaatgagattaaaaatcttaaaatgtgGATATTTCATGTTTGGTTTAAgagatattataattttaaaatatttttataaaagttaattaataaatttttattttattttcaatttcatttttacTTATCAAATAAgagatattataatttttaaattattctcattaatataacaaataagaaattgggttatattttaaattaaacagTGATTCGCAATAAGAAACCAACATATGGTGGATGCGGAAAGATAGAAAAAGCCAAGAATCATGAGagtgaagaaaattgattgtgTAGCAAAAACATTTTGTATATAGTATacgttttgatttttattccaTATGCTATAGCCTATACTTGAGAGGTAAGGTTTAAAAGTTTCAAATATTAAGGGtaagataaatgaaaattatttaaaatgatATGGACATGTGTATAGACGGGATATTAGCAAATCGGCAAGGAAGTATAGAAACTTAGACGCGTAAAACAATTACAAGAAACATATTTCTTTACATGTACAACAACTTTACATGCATATATGTTAATACATTTATAATACATGTAAGATTTATATCCTTGTTGCGTGATTTCCAAAAGTTAAAGGGtatgtaaaaaatatatatgatagTAGTAGATGATCAATGTTAAGTGTCGTTCCTTTAATATTGGTCCACAAACACCAATTGATTCACCATATATACTAGTACAAAATACgaaattaatattcttattaattttaagGTGGAGAAAAGAGAAATAGCACACAAGCTTATGAAAAATGATGTTATGATGAAGAAAGTGCATCTTTTTATACAAAAATACAACACCTCATTCTATACGCTTTTGAAGATTAtatgttatatttatatgtgataATCAAATGaactaatttgtattttaattttgatttagaaCACATTATTAAATCATACTAATAACTCCTACACTAAATAGACCAAAAAGCATCTTTGTAATTGGTACTGTTTTTTCCAATTGGTAACTTATATTTGTAACCTCATAGGGCCTAATTATAGTAGAAGTATACTAATCTAAATAGTATATTTATCAAAATTGCAATCTAGCAAAAGACTATAATCACCtaatataatcaaaaattaattttcatacaATATCCTATTTGTATCTTATTAGTTACATATTATTAGGACGCTTATTTCCTTCCAGAAGATAGATAAAGTTGGAATTCAGGGAATTTAATAAAAGACTAAGAAAGACAGAAGATAACTTGGAGGATAGGAGGaaaaaaagatacaaataatctAGATTTGCAAATTAGTTGAAAAAGAGAATATGTATGAACTTTGGAACTGGCATATTAATTCACGTAGCCAATCTTAATCTTTTGGAATTAAGAATCTGCCATTAttgtattgttgttgttataccTAGAACTGTATGCCCAAAATTTCTAGTATGCTAAAACCTATTTCAAGGCTGGGCTAAAATTGTTAAGTGTAAGAGCGAAATTATCAAATATAGAGATTGATCTTGATCATAATAACTCAAGGAAAGGGGTGCTACATACGTGGGTGCTTCGACCAAGTACTCGCACATATTCCAACAATATGGAGCAGGCGATAAGGATGAGAACCGCCAGCCGAGAGTGACGATCAAAGAATTGAGGCGTACGTGTGTCAATGATGTGTCATTCTGATAGCTATCTCATTATTTCAAGCTGTACCTATACTTCCTATTTCATTAAGCCTACACTTTTTGCATTTGCAATTTAGCTTTCCTTTACTTAATTTTCACATTagtaaacccaaaaaaaaactatataaaattaaGGTGGTTAAAACCCAAAATTAAGTGACGATTATGGCTCAAGAACAGCCACGGCATGGCGTAACAGAACAAGATCAGCAACAGCAGCAGCAGCCTATTAAGTATGGGGACGTTTTCTTGGTGTCTGAAGATATTTGTAATAAGCCTATTGCCCCATTAGATGCTGCTGCCATGCAATCTGCCGAGAACTTGGTCATTGGTCAGACTCAGAAAGGTGGCCCGGCTTCAGTCATGCAATCGGCAGCCACTAAAAACGTTCAAGCTGGTGTTGTTGATCGTGGTTTTGCTACTGATGTTGGGAGACATCAGGGTATGACTGTAACCCAGACAATGGTTGATGGTCAGCGGATAATTACTCAGTCCATTGGTGACCAGGTATTGCTACGTACCTCTATctggtttttaattttcaattatgggCGGCGTCCATTTGGTTAATTCGTTGGATGTAGGATATATTTAGCATTGGATCCGAATCATtcaatgaaaatttaaattataaataatattaaattgtgtaacaTATATTAACTTCTATTTTACTAGATTCGTCCCTAATTAAATAGAGCATATGAATTGAAAGAAATATAAACATTTAAACTCAAagcaaatgtctcattttctcTTTGGCAGCACTCTTCTTTtgagtatgagttgccgccttctTTC
This Amaranthus tricolor cultivar Red isolate AtriRed21 chromosome 13, ASM2621246v1, whole genome shotgun sequence DNA region includes the following protein-coding sequences:
- the LOC130798506 gene encoding late embryogenesis abundant protein 32-like isoform X2, with product MAAQQHRHPWRREEATGAGGAIKYGDVFEMSGEMADQPISPRDAAAMQSAENSAFGKTIKGGPASIMLQAAAKNVEAGLLPPHHASTFQNAPQKVESNPWHESQASHERMESAISVEGMREGTTAGVTIGEALEAVAESIGDKPVDLSDAAAIQIAEMIATGSKTSLGAGLGAEAQAAATANAQLMYDEDKTKISEILQEATNMLTDDKAATKRDAERVRAAELEGPGVMGLEASSHRQSTTPGGVAEAIEAAARINEADK
- the LOC130798506 gene encoding late embryogenesis abundant protein 32-like isoform X1 — its product is MAAQQHRHPWRREEATGAGGAIKYGDVFEMSGEMADQPISPRDAAAMQSAENSAFGKTIKGGPASIMLQAAAKNVEAGLLPPHHASTFQNAPKSLPLKQKVESNPWHESQASHERMESAISVEGMREGTTAGVTIGEALEAVAESIGDKPVDLSDAAAIQIAEMIATGSKTSLGAGLGAEAQAAATANAQLMYDEDKTKISEILQEATNMLTDDKAATKRDAERVRAAELEGPGVMGLEASSHRQSTTPGGVAEAIEAAARINEADK
- the LOC130798506 gene encoding late embryogenesis abundant protein 32-like isoform X3, whose product is MAAQQHRHPWRREEATGAGGAIKYGDVFEMSGEMADQPISPRDAAAMQSAENSAFGKTIKGGPASIMLQAAAKNVEAGLLPPHHASTFQNAPKVESNPWHESQASHERMESAISVEGMREGTTAGVTIGEALEAVAESIGDKPVDLSDAAAIQIAEMIATGSKTSLGAGLGAEAQAAATANAQLMYDEDKTKISEILQEATNMLTDDKAATKRDAERVRAAELEGPGVMGLEASSHRQSTTPGGVAEAIEAAARINEADK